The Acidobacteriota bacterium genomic interval GGCAGCAAAATCGCCACTGAGTGGTAAAGCCTCGGGAATACATTCTGACCTGCCGAGGTCATGCTTCCTCCATCAGCGTCGAAGAGATCGGCGTTCAAGCTGGCGGTGGTGGCGTCTTCATCGTTCGTGGACCCGCCAAGCGTCAGCACCTTGCCTGTGGGCAGAAGCACCGCATTCATCTCAATGCGCGGCTGCGACATGGGGGGTCCCATCTGCCAGGCCGGTACGGCCGCCGAAAGGTCAATGACCTCGGTGGTCGCCGTTGCGGGGTTTCCTCCGCCAAAGATCATGATTCGCGGCCGATATCCGTTTGCCGGCGTGAGCGGCAGCAGCACAGAAGAGCCGTACGTGCGCCCCGAAGCATAGTTCGTCGCTGCCACGAAAGACCAAAGATGTGTTCCTGTATCGAACATCATCGAGCGGTTGGTTGGACCGGAATAGAAGACGTTTCCGTTGGGCAGCAAGTGAAGGCGCGGATACAAAGGAGGAGTCCAGCCAGATGGAAACTCCGGGCTCCAACCAGAGCCCATGGTGTAGATCTCGACCGCCGTGTTGGTTGGGCCGGACTCATTGAGTCCCGAAAAGGCCATCACCGTGCCGTCACCTAATGTTGTAACCGTCGGGTACCAGCGTCCGTGCGCCATGGTCTGAAGATCGTTGAACTGTCCAGTTGACGGATCGTAGGCAGCAGTCTTCGCGTAACCATGAAACGGATCATATGCCAGCGTGCCGCCCACTACGAAAGGGCGGCCGTCGGAGAGAATGACCATGCCATTGCAGAACATGTCCCAAGCGAGGGGCTGAGTCGTTACTGTGCCGGTAGCCGGATCCCAAACTCCGGCTTGATAATTGGTGTTCGAGGCCACATTTCCCGATCCGGAAACCACGAGAATCTTGCCGGTCCGCAGCAGCGCAACATGAACTGGATTGATCGGCATGGTGGCAGGAAGGGTCTGCCATTGTCCCACGAGGCTAGCTTGCGCAAACATTTGCGCTGCACTCAACACAAGGCAGAGCAGCGCAACGATTACTGCTGGAGCTGCATGCACACGGAATGGGCCAGGGGTGGAGTCATCGAATAGCTTTTGGACAAAGTCTCGCTTACGTGCTCGAACGGGCATCGGCTCCTCCATAAACGGGCGAACATCAACGCGCAAGTCTCAACGAGCACGAGCATGTCAGTTTCGGAAGACCTGGTGATGTCCACCAAGAGCTTCTTGCATGCATCTAGAGCGCGCGCGGAAAAAAATGGACCTGGCGAACGCAATGCAGCCTGAGGTCCAAATCGCCTCCCCCTCTTAAATCCGTTTTTGTCCCGCTCATTAAGACAGTGTTAAGTGCTGGGATGTATAGGCTCTAGCAGGAAAGCTCAATAAA includes:
- a CDS encoding galactose oxidase — translated: MEEPMPVRARKRDFVQKLFDDSTPGPFRVHAAPAVIVALLCLVLSAAQMFAQASLVGQWQTLPATMPINPVHVALLRTGKILVVSGSGNVASNTNYQAGVWDPATGTVTTQPLAWDMFCNGMVILSDGRPFVVGGTLAYDPFHGYAKTAAYDPSTGQFNDLQTMAHGRWYPTVTTLGDGTVMAFSGLNESGPTNTAVEIYTMGSGWSPEFPSGWTPPLYPRLHLLPNGNVFYSGPTNRSMMFDTGTHLWSFVAATNYASGRTYGSSVLLPLTPANGYRPRIMIFGGGNPATATTEVIDLSAAVPAWQMGPPMSQPRIEMNAVLLPTGKVLTLGGSTNDEDATTASLNADLFDADGGSMTSAGQNVFPRLYHSVAILLPDARVWVAGGNPQRGTYEPHMEIYSPAYLFAPDGSPAARPTISNVSPGVISYGSTFQVQTPDAASITSAVLMRAGAVTHAFDMEQRVVGVSFTAGSGVLNVTAPPNGNTAPPGYYLLFLLNAAGVPSVGAFVQVSAAAQQDFSLSANPATQTVVAGMSTTYTVNVSPAAGFSGSVTMSVSGLPAGTTASFSPQAVSGAGSSTLTVSTSLLTPLGNYPLTITGVSGGTSHSANVNLMVIGAPPPLIGN